The Flavobacteriales bacterium genome contains the following window.
GGGCCGACCTGCCCGCCGGCACCTACTACTACCCCGTGCTTTCCGACCCGCTCACGGCTTGGGGTCCATACACCATCGAGTTCACGGCGGTCGCCTGCGGCGCAGTACCCGCGAACGACCAATGCGGCAACATCGTTGCACTGAACTTGGCAGTTCCCGGCAGCATCAACTTCTCCGGTGACAACACCGGCGCCACCACTACCAATGATTACGTACCCGGCAGCACCTGGGAAAACCCGCCGCCCGTGCCCGCCAGCGTGTGGCATGCGTTCACTACCCCCGGTTGCGCGGACATCACAGTGGAGCATTGCGGTACGAACCCCGCCTTCTCCAACGTCTGGATCATCCTGGCCACCAGCTGCCCGGCCGATGACGACATCATTGCGGCCACTTCATGGAACGACACGGACTGTGCGGACGGCAACTGGACCGTGTACTACGAGAACGTACCCGCTGGCACCTACTACTTGGCCGTGTTGACCGAGGCCGGTTCCGAAGGCCCTTACACCATTGATGTGAGCACCACGGCCTGTGCCGGTACGGGCACCTGCGACGGTGGCTTCGTGCTGAGCGGCAACAACAACTCCACCGAGGACGTGTGCGACGACGGCTTCGCTGACGTGATCACCTTCATCACGTCAAGCACGAGCACGGAGAACTTCTCCTACATCCTCACGGACGCCAACAACAATGTGATCAGCCTGTTGGGCAGCAACAGCTTCGATTTCGAGACCGCTGCTCAAGGCACGTATCACGTTTGGGGCGTGAGCTACAATGGCATCCTCACCAATGTGATCCCTGGCGCTCCCATCACCGGCGTTGGCAGCAACGGCACCTGCTTCGACCTCAGCACCAACTTCGTTACGGTGAACGTTGAGCTGTGCAGCAGCGTTAACGGGGCGAACAACAGTGCATGGAGCGTGTTCCCGAACCCCGGCAATGGCGACTTCACCGTTCGCAACGGCGGTGCCTCCGGTATGGTGGGCCTCGAACTGTTCGACCTCGGTGGCCGCAGCGTGTACATGAGCACGGTGCTTCTGAACGAGGGCCAAGCCCACACCATGGAGCTGGCCGGCCGCGTTGCCCAGGGCAGCTATACACTGCGCATCACCAGCGGCGGCGAACGCCATGATGTGCGGGTGGTGGTGAATTGACCTTGTCGACTTCCACAGCGCGAGGGCGGGCCGTTCGGTCCGCCCTCGCTCGTTTTGGAACCTTGGGGCGAAGCGGCCGTTTGAAGCGTTCAAATACCCGGACCATGCGCCTCCCCCTCATCCTCACAGCGCTTCTCACCACCGCACTTTGCTCCGCCCAGGACGAAACGATCACCACCCTTGTGACGGGCGGCAAGATCACCGATGGTGAGAAGAACCTCGAAGGCGTCACCGTGTACGCGCTGATCGACAACGTCCGCGTGGATTCCATGGTAACCAAGGCCAACGGAAAATTCGGCCTGATGCTCGCGCTCCAGAAAGAACACATGCTCGAGTTCCGCAAGGAGGGATTCGTGAGCAAGCGCGTGCTCATTGACCTCCGCATGAAAGCGCGTCCCAACGCGGAAGTAGTGCTCGCCCCCATCGACATGGACATCAGCCTTCTTGACGAGGCGTTCTATGAAGGCGCTGACACTGACGTGCTGGATTTCCCGAGTGCCATCGTCCGGTGGGACAAAGGCCTCAACGGGTTCGCCATGGACCACGAGTACACGATGGGCATGGCCCGCGCCAACGGCTCGGTGCTGCTGATGGCAGCGCGCACCGGCACCGGTAAGAAGAAGTAGATCAGATCAGCCCCATCGGCCACACGCCAAGGAGCAGCGCTCCGATAGCGCACACGGCGATGACGGCACCGTTGCCCACCCCGAGCTCGATACGTACAGGAGCCTCGTTCGCCGTGAACGTCTCGCGGATGATGCCGAGGTAGTAATAGATGCCGACAACGGCCATCACTGCGGCAAAGAGCGTCACCCACACGAAACCGCTCTGCACGGCCAGCACGAAGACCTGGTACTTGGCCATGAAGCCGGCGGTGGGAGGAATACCAGCCAACGACAGCAGCATGATGAGCGCTGCGGCACCCAGCAATGGATGCTGCTTGAACAGGCCGCGGAACACGCGGATGTGCTCGTCGCCGTTCGCAGCCCTCTTCGCCGCGGTGAAGAGCACGAACAAGCCCACGCTCGCAAGCGCATAGGTCAGGGTGTAGTAGAAGATGGCCTGGCCACTCGCGCCGTTGCGGCTCAGCACTGCGAGCAAGAGGAAGCCCGTGTGCGCCACGCTGCTGTAGGCCATCAACCGCTTGAAGTGGCTCTGGCGCAGCGCCACCACATTACCAACGAGCAGCGTGAGGCCCGTGATGACCCACAGCGTGCGCTCCACTTGGGGTGGCAGCGCAGTGATGTGCACACCGATCAGCCGGTAAACCGCCGCAAAGCCCGCGGTCTTCACCACAGTGCTCATGAACGCGGTGATCAGTGTAGGTGCGCCTTCGTACACATCGGGGCTCCAGAAATGGAACGGTACCGCAGCCACCTTGAAAGCAAGGCCCAGGGCAATGAAGAACAAGCCGATGAGGAACAATGCGGGAGCCTGCTCAACGTTCGCCGTGGCATAGGCACTGATCACGGACAGGTCGAAGCTGCCCGCCATGCCGTACACCAGCGCAATGCCCATGAGGAAGAACGCCGTGGCGAAAGAGCCGAGCAGGAAGTACTTGAAGCCGGCCTCGCTGCTCCGGTAGCTGCGCTTCTTGGCCCCGGCCAGGATGTACAGCGGAATGCTGAGCACCTCGATGCCCAGGAAGAGCATCAACAGGTCCTGGTAGCTGGTGAGCAGGAAGGCGCCCACAAGACTGAAGACCATTAGGGCATAATGCTCCGCCACGTTCTCCTCCGTGCGTTTGTAGTAGTCCGCGCCGAAAACGAACAGTAGTAACGTGATGCCAGCCATCGCAACGCAGAACTTCACGCTCAGCGGATCGAACAACATGGCGCCGCCCGCCCAAGCAGGCAAAGGCCGTTGATCGAAGAGCATGAGCGCAGCAGAACCGGCCACACCCAGGATCGCCACTGGCGCGAGCAAGACCTTGTTCTTGCCCAAACCGAGGTAAAGGAGCACAACGCCTAGAACGGAAAGGAGGATGATGGCGCTCATGGTCCGATCAGTGCAGTTGGGTGAGCAACTGTTGCACGGGAGCCGTCAACAGGTCGAGGACGGGTTGGGGGTAAACACCAAGGATGAAAGTGGCAGCGATCAGCGGCACCAGCACCCAGTGGTCGGTCTCATCGGCGTCGGCCACGTTCAGCTTGGAGGCCTCGCCGAGCATGCTGCGCTGGTAGGCGTACAGCATGTATACCGCACCGAGGATGATGGAGACAACGCCAATGAAGGTCCACCAGATCGACACATCGAGCAGACCGTTGAACATGAGCCACTCACCTACGAACCCTTGGGTAAGCGGAAGCGCCACTGCACCGATCATTACCAGCAGGAACAGCGCGGCCATACGCGGCATCTTCACCTTGAGGCCGCCCATCACATCCAGTTGCGTGGTGCCCACCCGCGTTTGAAGACCGCTTACGAGGTAAAGCAGCGCCACCACACCGATCGCGTGCGCAAGCGTCTGGTACAGCGCCCCTGTGATCCCAGTAGCGTTCAGCGTGAACAATGCCGCGCACATGAGACCCACGTGGCTGAGCGAGCTCCACGCCACCAAGCGCTTCAGGTCGTTCTGGCGGAAGGCAATCCATGCTGCATAGAGACAGCCCACCAGGCTCAACCCGATCACCACGTCCTGCCATTCGGCGGCACCGTGCGGCACGATGGGCAGCACCAAGCGCACAACTCCGTAGATGCCCATCTTCAGCATCACACCGCCAAGGATCATGGTGCCTTGGAAGGGCGCCATGGTGTAGGTGTCGGGTTGCCAGCTGTGCAACGGGAACATCGGCATCTTGATGGCGAAGCCCAGGAACAGCACCCAGAACAACCAGCGCTGCGCATCGGGGACGATCACCACTTCCTGCAGTGCGTTGAAGTCCGCGCTGGTCCCTGCGGGCAGTTGCAGGTAGCTGTACACCAGACCGAACAGCAACGTCAGGCCGCCGAGCACGGTGTAGATGA
Protein-coding sequences here:
- a CDS encoding NADH-quinone oxidoreductase subunit N; the encoded protein is MSAIILLSVLGVVLLYLGLGKNKVLLAPVAILGVAGSAALMLFDQRPLPAWAGGAMLFDPLSVKFCVAMAGITLLLFVFGADYYKRTEENVAEHYALMVFSLVGAFLLTSYQDLLMLFLGIEVLSIPLYILAGAKKRSYRSSEAGFKYFLLGSFATAFFLMGIALVYGMAGSFDLSVISAYATANVEQAPALFLIGLFFIALGLAFKVAAVPFHFWSPDVYEGAPTLITAFMSTVVKTAGFAAVYRLIGVHITALPPQVERTLWVITGLTLLVGNVVALRQSHFKRLMAYSSVAHTGFLLLAVLSRNGASGQAIFYYTLTYALASVGLFVLFTAAKRAANGDEHIRVFRGLFKQHPLLGAAALIMLLSLAGIPPTAGFMAKYQVFVLAVQSGFVWVTLFAAVMAVVGIYYYLGIIRETFTANEAPVRIELGVGNGAVIAVCAIGALLLGVWPMGLI
- a CDS encoding NADH-quinone oxidoreductase subunit M, which gives rise to MMMLTLAIILLPLLVGLALLLARPHAQARAVALLTSVAALGMAVALCASYDSAAGPVIAFQHDWAPAIGLRMVFGYDGISLLMVLLTAIVFPFIIGAGWKNQLSEPAIANGLMLLTQSALFGVFLAQNAFLFYVFYELSLVPVFFLLLRWGGERRRAITMKFFIYTVLGGLTLLFGLVYSYLQLPAGTSADFNALQEVVIVPDAQRWLFWVLFLGFAIKMPMFPLHSWQPDTYTMAPFQGTMILGGVMLKMGIYGVVRLVLPIVPHGAAEWQDVVIGLSLVGCLYAAWIAFRQNDLKRLVAWSSLSHVGLMCAALFTLNATGITGALYQTLAHAIGVVALLYLVSGLQTRVGTTQLDVMGGLKVKMPRMAALFLLVMIGAVALPLTQGFVGEWLMFNGLLDVSIWWTFIGVVSIILGAVYMLYAYQRSMLGEASKLNVADADETDHWVLVPLIAATFILGVYPQPVLDLLTAPVQQLLTQLH